In Levilactobacillus brevis, the genomic window AACACCTACAAGAGTCACTTCGACATGGGTAAGGAAAACGACCACTACTACTTCTATTCCGCCGTTCAGGGTAACCTGGACTATTACATCATCGGCGGTCAACATTTGAAAGACGTCGTCACCAACTACACCTACCTCACGGGACGCGTGCCGTTACCGCAGAAGTGGACGCTGGGCTATCAACAATCACGGTGGGGCTACAGTGCCAGTCAGGCCGAGGTCCAATCGATTGCGGATAATCTGAAGAAATACGATCTCCCCTGCGACGCGATTCACTTCGACGTGGACTATATGGATGGCTATCGGGTCTTCACCTGGGATAAGCACAAGTTCGCTGGCGATCCGAAAGCCTTTGTCGCGAAATTAAAGCAACGCGGCATCAAGGTCATTCCGATCATCGATCCCGGTGTCAAGCAGGACCCCAACTACCAGACTTACGCGGACGGCGTGAAGCACAACTACTTCGTCAAGACGCCGGACGGTAAGGTCTACATCAACAAGGTCTGGCCCGGCGACTCCGCCTTTCCAGACTTCGGTCGCCCAGAAGTTCGTCAGTGGTGGGCCACGAACAATAAGTTCTTAACCGACATGGGCGTCGGCGGGGTGTGGAACGATATGAATGAGCCCGCCACCTTCGAGGGTGAAATTCCAGACGACGTGGTCTTCAGCGACCAAGAGACGCCGGCCACCCACGCCAAAATGCACAACGTTTACGGCCACAACATGGCCAAGGCGACTTACGACGGGCTGAAGGCCCAACAAGGCCGGCGACCATACGTCATCACCCGAGCGGCCTACGCCGGTACGCAGAAGTATTCGACCGTTTGGACCGGCGACAACCGGAGTATCTGGCCACACATTCAAATGATGATCCCGCAGCTCTGCAACCTAGGGCTCAGTGGCTTCAGCTTTGTCGGTACGGATATCGGGGGATTTGCCTCCGACTCCAATGCGGAATTACTGACCCGCTGGATCGAAGCCGCCATCTTTAGTCCGTTACTGCGGAACCACGCGGCGATGGGCACGCGCCGGCAAGAACCCTGGGCCTTCGGTGAACCGACGCTGTCGATTTACCGGAAGTACCTCAAACTACGCTACCGCTTCATCCCCTACCTGTACGACCTCTTCGCGCAGGAGAGTCAAAACGGCCTGCCCATCATGCGGCCCTTGGTCTTGAACGATGACGATGACCCGCGGGTTCGCGACCTCAACGATGAATACATGGTCGGCGATAACGTGCTGGTTGCCCCAGTTGTGCAAAAATCCCAGACCAAGCGACTCGTCTACCTGCCGGCCGGTAAGTGGATTGACTTCTGGAATAACCGCGAATACGACGGCCAACAAGATATCGTGGCCGATGCGCCGTTGGATAAGTTACCGCTGTTTATTAAGCAAGATACCCTCTTGCCTTGGGGCGCGGCGGTCGACCATATCAGCGAGGAACCCGATACGACAATGACCTTTAAGCTCTTCGGAGATACCGGCACCTACGAACACTATCAAGACGATGGTTTGGACTTTAACTACCAGAACGGCGAATTTAACCGCTACGAAGTGACGGTCCAAGACGGTCAAGTTGGCGTCAAGCTCCTGCACCATGGCTTCGCACCGGCCTATCGAACCATCACCATTGAATTACCAGACAGTAGCGTCACATTGGCTTACGATCAGGCTAGCGATGGCTATAAGTTGAAATAGGTCTAACGATTATCGAAGTATCTGGTGGTTGGTGCTGGTCGCCTTACCGTTCACCAAATTTGGTCTGGAACGCGGTGGGGAGGACGGCAAAAGCCAAAGAACGGGCTTTTGCCTCGCTTTGAGCCGATGAACCACGGCTGAGACCAAATTTGACTCACTCACGGCTACCTGACAAATAACGTGTTACCATGGTTAAACATCACCATACCAACAATGCGACTGTCACAGCTTCTCAAGCCATGGGTGATCCCCATAGCGTCGAAATCTCTGGCAGATACAGGTGGCCAGCAACAACTAATCTAGATGCCTTCACCCCCTGCTAGCTAGAAAATTTTCACTAGTTTGAATTTCTCGTCTTTAATTGCCATCAAAAAAATTAAAGCGCGCCATCATCGGCTACAAAGCCAGTGGTGGTGTGCTTTTTGTATTCCGTGAGATGGGCTAAATTCCTTATTTTACCAAGAAAAGCCAAATAAATCGGCCAACTTGATTCGCATCAAGTTAATCATTTCCGCTTCCAGGCATAATGGATACATAAACAAGGAACGAAACAGTTAAACCAAGCAAACAAAGAAAGGATCGTTATCTTATGGCATTCCAACGTTATATTTATGCTCACACTAATCCCATTACCTTCTGGTCGGCCGGGCTCATCATCCTCGGTTTTCTCAACACCTGGTTCACCAAGGTACCTTATGTGACCGACACCGCCTGGATCATTGCCTCCGTCATCGCCGCAGCCCCCATTGTTCTACGGGCTATCAGCGCGTTGAAGGCCAAGGTCTTCAGTATTGAATTATTGGTCGGCATCGCAGTTATCGGGGCGTTTGCGATTGGTGAGTTCGAAGAATCAGCTATTGTTACTTTCTTATTTCTCTTCGGATCTTACCTGGAACAAAAGACGCTGGCCAAGACACGGGGCGCCATCCAATCCCTGACCGAAATGGCACCAACTACAGCATTGCTGGTCAACGATGACGGCGAAACCGAAGAAGTCGACGTCGATGATTTGGAAGAAGGTAACGTGGTCCTGGTTAAGGCCGGGGGCCAAGTTCCCGTCGATGGTAAGGTTGTCAACGGTACCGGTTACGTCAATGAATCCTCCATTACTGGTGAGTCTCGGCCCATCAACAAGGCTAATGGCGATGGCGTCTACTCCGGTGCCATGGTTGAAAGCGGCACGCTACAGATTGAAGCCACACAAGTTGGGGACGAAACGACTTTCTCCAAGATTATCGAATTGGTCGAAGAAGCACAGGATACCAAGTCACCCGCTGAAAAGTTTATTGATAAATTTGCCCAATACTACACGCCAGCCGTTCTGGTGATTGCTATTCTGGTCTTCGTCTTCTCTCGTGACCTGCGCTTAGCCATCACGGTACTGGTTCTGGGTTGCCCTGGAGCCTTGGTTATCGGTGCTCCCGTCTCCAACGTTGCGGGGATCGGTAACGGGGCAAAGAACGGGATTCTGATTAAGGGGGGCGACGTGGTCGATAGTCTCTCCAAGGTTGATACGATTGTCTTTGATAAAACGGGAACACTGACCACGGGGAAGATGGACGTGGCCGGCATGAAGCAGTACACGGACGATGACAGCCTACTAGGAGCCGTCGCTCAGGTTGAACAAACCTCCGATCACCCACTGGCAACGGCGATTACGACACATCTGGCCGGTAAGATTGCAAGCGACGCGCCAACCATGACGACCGACACCATCAAAGGCCGCGGCATGATCGGCCAGTGGCACGACGAACCCCTCTACGTTGGGAACGCCGCTCTACTGAAAGACAACGGAATTACCCTAACCGATGCGCAATTGGTTGATTTACACGAGCTGCAAGACGATGGTCAATCCACGGTTCTAGTCGGCTATCAAGGTAAGTTGGCCTTCATCCTCGGGGTGGCCGATACGGTTCGGACCGAAGTCCCCGCCGCCCTCGCTGCTCTGAAACGCCAAGGAATCAAGCACCTGGTTATGTTAACGGGGGACAACCACGCAACTGCTCAAGCCGTTGCGGAATCACTGGGAATCGATGAAGTTCACGCTGATTTACTCCCAGCTGATAAGGTAACCTTCGTCAAGAAGTTCCAGGACATGGGACGGAACGTGGCCTTCGTTGGTGACGGGATTAACGATAGTCCTTCCCTCGCGACGGCCAGTGTCGGTATCGCCATGGGTGGCGGGACCGACGTCGCCATCGAAACGGCGGATGTGGTCCTGATGCAATCTAGCTTCACTGCCTTGAATCATGCGGTTGGTTTAGCCAAGAAGACGGCGGCCAACACCAAAGAAAACATCACCATCGCCATCGCCACCGTCATCTTCCTGCTGATTGGTCTAGTCTACGGTTACATCTACATGGCCAGTGGGATGTTCGTCCACGAAGCCTCCATCCTGGTGGTTATCTTCAACGCGATGCGCCTGATTGGGTACCATCCCCACGTTGACAAGCCAACGAAGCAACCCGTTCAGCAGTTGGCCACGAATTAAAACAGTTGAATAGAAGCCGATAAATTATCGAAAAAGAGTCCACCAAACGTTGGGTTATCAACGCTTGGTGGACTCTTTGGGTTTACCTGTTTAATGTTTCATTTTAGCCATAATCGTTAATGATCCCGGAGAAGTAGGGCTTGCTGTTGACCGTGTAATTATCCCAACTACCACCCCAATAGTCATCACCAAAGTAGCGGCGACCGGTGGTCTTCAAATTCTTAATCTTAATCTGATACGTATGCTTGCCAACCTTTTTGCCGGGTAGTCCCTTGATGTACTTGTTGTAGCGAACCGTGGTGGTGTTGCCCTTGACCGTGGTCTTGGTCATCTTGGCCGAGGCGGTCGGCTTGTAGACTTCCATCCCATTGCCAAACTTAACTTGCATTTCCCCACCGCTATCGTACTTACTCATCGCCGCACGACTGTAGTATTGGATGTAGTTGTCCAGCGTCAGATAAAACATGGGTGACGCAAAGCCACCGTGGCGATCTTCTTTGAATCCATTTCCTTGTCGCAGGACGGTACCGCGAATCGGCGCCTTTAGACTGACCTTCTTGAAGTTGGCCTTCGTTAAAGGTACCGAGTCCGTCATGGTAAAGGCCAATTTTTTCAGCCGATTGTAGTGCACCGCACCGGACGTAAACGAGGCCTTAACGACCGAACTTCCCTGATTCTGCGTAGAGCTCATCACAAACAGCAAGGATCCCTTCTTCTTGAGCAACGGACGATAGGTCCGCCCATGCTTCTGCGAGATGCCCACGTAAACGTTGCGTTTAGCCCGGACGTACGTGCCAAACTGTGGAGTCAAATACTTGCTGGATGCCTGTGCAGTAGTGGCTGTCGTGGCGATCCCCATCCCCACGAACGCACCAACCAGCGCGACCCCCGCAACTAGCTTACCTCTAAGATTTAACAAATCTAATTACCCCCTAGAATATATGTGTTACACAAGTATTATACAACGAATGGAAAGGGCTCACACAACCCAATTTAAAGAGCGAGAGTCACTCTTATTTTTTTCCGAAAGTGGACGCTCGCTGGTTAAACCCGAATAAAAACTGGCGATTTGTGAAAACACAAATCGCCAGTTTTTATTAATATACTATATAAAGCCTAAGCTTACTTCGTAAAAGTCCACTTAGCAGCTGGGGCAACGCCGGCCTTAACGGCAACGACCTTGTTCTTGCTGTTAACGATCTTGAACTTCTTAGCAGAAGTGAACCGTAAGTAAAGCGTCTTAGAAGTCTTGGAACCCTTAGGTGTGTAAGTGATCTTCCAGAACGTTGGGGTCTTAGCATTTACGCTGTACTTTGCGTAAGAAACTAACGTCTTAACCTTCTTACCATTCTTGTAAAGGTATTGGTTAAAACCAGTCTTTTGGCTGAAGACGATCTTTTGTGAATACTTGTTAGCCGTGTTGGACTTCCAAGTACCAGTAGGCGTCTTTACCGTAAAGCTAGCAGCCTTCTTGGTTGAAGCCTTTTTAGCCGTGGCCTTTTTGGCAGTCGTCTTTTTAGTTGTTGTCTTTTTAGTTGTTGTCTTTTTAGTCGTCTTCTTCGTAGCGGTCTTCTTAGTCGTGGCCTTCTTCGTAGCAGCGGCCTGAACCCGAATAATCCGGTAGAATGACGTCTTCGTCTTTGGATTTGTTGCGTAAACGTAGACGTTGGCGTTCTTCTTCAACGTCTTAGCTAACTTAACCGTGTATTTTCCAGTCTTCTTAGAAGCCGTTGCGCTCCCCAGATTAGCCTTAGCGTTCTTGCTCTTCTTGACCGTGATCTTAGACCCTTTAGTGGCCGTCCCCGTGATCGTCTTCGAATTGCTGTAGATCGCCTTTACACTCAAGTTTGGACCCACGTGCGTTGCGGCATGTGCCGTCGTAGCTGGCGTAATCGCCGTAGCGGGAACCGTAGCACCGATAGTAAATAAAGTGACCAAACCAGTCATCGCAACCATAAATTTCTTCATTGTTTTCCTGACCCCTTATATTAACCGACCAAAACGCCGGTAAATTATTTTCTAACCGCCTTGTAGTATAACAGATTTTTGACAAACTGGTGTCAATTTTATAACGAGGTTGGGGCTTCTTTAACAACACTTAAAACAAATTAACGACTTATCCATTCTTTAGCCGCTGATTAGCCGATAACGACCGCCATAACGGCCATAAGCGACGATTGTCCTTTAGTTCTGGTACCGTTTCCAAATTGTGGTAAGCTAAAGCTGAAATCTCTCCATTTCCACCCTAACGGAAACGAAACCTGCCAGAAAAGGAGTGTGGTTCTCTGATGAAAATTAATATTCTCGACACCGCCGTTTATGCTGAAATCAAGTCGAACGCTACCGCCACTATTCAGGCCGCCATTGACCAATGCGCCGCTACAACTGGCGGTGAGGTCACCATCCCCAGCGGACAATACGTGATCGACGGCCTCCAGCTCAAGAGCGGCGTCACCTTAAACCTGGAGGCGGACGCCATTCTACGGGGCAGTGGTCACGAGTCTCAGTACATCCATCGCCCAGGTCCCTTCGAGCTGAACCGCAATCAGACGCCAATCTCGGCTCTGATTCACGCCAAGGGCCAACGCAACATCGGCATCACTGGTGAGGGACAGATTGACGGTAATTATCAAGCTTTCATTTATCCCAATCAGCATGACGCCGTCCATCTCAAATTCTACAAATACCCCCGCCCCATGACCGTTTACTTTGAAAATTGTACCAATGTTACGCTGCAGCAGCTGACCATCACGAACGCCCCCTTCTGGACCATTCACCTCGTGGGCTGCCACAATACGGAGATTAGTCATATTGCCATCCACAATGAATTACGAATGCCCAACACCGACGGCATCGACATTGACCGGAGCCAGAACACCTACATCCACGATTGTGAAATTATCACCGGTGACGACGCTATCTGCCCCAAGTGTACCGAGGAGACCGCCCAATATGGAGATTGCACCGGCCTATTGGTTAACCATTGCTTCCTAAAGTCCCAGAGCGCCGCCGTAAAATTTGGGAGCAGTAGCTTCGGCAACTTTGAAAATTGTCAATTCCACCACCTGACCATCAAGGATACCAACCGCGGGCTGGCTTTCCAACTCCGCGATCCCGGTAGCGCCAGCAACATTCGGTTTGAAGATATTACCATTGTGACGAAGCCCTACAGTCAAGAATGGTGGGGCGCCGGCGAACCCATCTACATCACCCTCCTACCGCGTGATACGGCTACGGACCTCCGCCAGCAGTCCATTCGCAACGTCATCTTCAAAAACATCATGTGCGAAGCCGACAACGGGATTTTGGTCGCCGCCGACGTTCCCGCCGCCTTTAGTCAGATTACCTTCGAAGACGTGACCCTTAATCTCCGCCACAACGTCGACACCCCCGTGTCCGTTGACCTCCGCCCTTGGCAAGGTGCGGCAAAGCTTCAACGTCCCCTACGCTTGGTGACCAACTTGGCTGGTGCCGACTTAACCTTTAAAAACGTTCAGGGACGATTTCCGAACCGACTGACAGTGACGTTACCGTAACGGAAAATCAAAATGTTTGTATCTTACTTACAAAAAGTCTATCTTTATCATCAGACAAAAAAGGTGGTTCGATACTTAATGGAAAAAACATTTACTTTCGATAACGATTTAACGGTCAATCGCTTAGGCTACGGGACCATGCAGCTCCCCGGCAAGGGTGTCTGGGGGCCTTCCGCCGATCCCGACAATGCGCCTAAGGTCATTGAGACAGCGATCGACAACGGCGTCAACTTCATTGATACTGCCGATGCCTACGGGCCGTTCTACTCTAACCTTTACCTTCGAGAGGCTTTGCAAGCCCGTCCCGACAGCCACGTCATGGTAGCCACCAAGGTTGGCCAAACGCGGCAAGGTCCCGACCAATGGACCCCAACTGGTGTGCCCGCCTACCTACGTCAACAAG contains:
- a CDS encoding heavy metal translocating P-type ATPase — its product is MAFQRYIYAHTNPITFWSAGLIILGFLNTWFTKVPYVTDTAWIIASVIAAAPIVLRAISALKAKVFSIELLVGIAVIGAFAIGEFEESAIVTFLFLFGSYLEQKTLAKTRGAIQSLTEMAPTTALLVNDDGETEEVDVDDLEEGNVVLVKAGGQVPVDGKVVNGTGYVNESSITGESRPINKANGDGVYSGAMVESGTLQIEATQVGDETTFSKIIELVEEAQDTKSPAEKFIDKFAQYYTPAVLVIAILVFVFSRDLRLAITVLVLGCPGALVIGAPVSNVAGIGNGAKNGILIKGGDVVDSLSKVDTIVFDKTGTLTTGKMDVAGMKQYTDDDSLLGAVAQVEQTSDHPLATAITTHLAGKIASDAPTMTTDTIKGRGMIGQWHDEPLYVGNAALLKDNGITLTDAQLVDLHELQDDGQSTVLVGYQGKLAFILGVADTVRTEVPAALAALKRQGIKHLVMLTGDNHATAQAVAESLGIDEVHADLLPADKVTFVKKFQDMGRNVAFVGDGINDSPSLATASVGIAMGGGTDVAIETADVVLMQSSFTALNHAVGLAKKTAANTKENITIAIATVIFLLIGLVYGYIYMASGMFVHEASILVVIFNAMRLIGYHPHVDKPTKQPVQQLATN
- a CDS encoding glycoside hydrolase family 31 protein, translated to MTLPTYTQNKQTVTFDYPQHSLQLTVITPAIVRVFENRGDSGQSYAIDGNKEQPTDYTLTDAGDHYDLKTSALTLKLDAEGHVDAYDAAGHALVTDYRGERHLLDKGIDKVHERLVEAEGHSVTKSTVKSATGYYEVVKALAPDEHLYGLGDKTGYLDKRGFEYDNWNVDNPAPQLENFPNLYKSIPVMLGLKNGHPYGLFFDNTYKSHFDMGKENDHYYFYSAVQGNLDYYIIGGQHLKDVVTNYTYLTGRVPLPQKWTLGYQQSRWGYSASQAEVQSIADNLKKYDLPCDAIHFDVDYMDGYRVFTWDKHKFAGDPKAFVAKLKQRGIKVIPIIDPGVKQDPNYQTYADGVKHNYFVKTPDGKVYINKVWPGDSAFPDFGRPEVRQWWATNNKFLTDMGVGGVWNDMNEPATFEGEIPDDVVFSDQETPATHAKMHNVYGHNMAKATYDGLKAQQGRRPYVITRAAYAGTQKYSTVWTGDNRSIWPHIQMMIPQLCNLGLSGFSFVGTDIGGFASDSNAELLTRWIEAAIFSPLLRNHAAMGTRRQEPWAFGEPTLSIYRKYLKLRYRFIPYLYDLFAQESQNGLPIMRPLVLNDDDDPRVRDLNDEYMVGDNVLVAPVVQKSQTKRLVYLPAGKWIDFWNNREYDGQQDIVADAPLDKLPLFIKQDTLLPWGAAVDHISEEPDTTMTFKLFGDTGTYEHYQDDGLDFNYQNGEFNRYEVTVQDGQVGVKLLHHGFAPAYRTITIELPDSSVTLAYDQASDGYKLK
- a CDS encoding right-handed parallel beta-helix repeat-containing protein; translated protein: MMKINILDTAVYAEIKSNATATIQAAIDQCAATTGGEVTIPSGQYVIDGLQLKSGVTLNLEADAILRGSGHESQYIHRPGPFELNRNQTPISALIHAKGQRNIGITGEGQIDGNYQAFIYPNQHDAVHLKFYKYPRPMTVYFENCTNVTLQQLTITNAPFWTIHLVGCHNTEISHIAIHNELRMPNTDGIDIDRSQNTYIHDCEIITGDDAICPKCTEETAQYGDCTGLLVNHCFLKSQSAAVKFGSSSFGNFENCQFHHLTIKDTNRGLAFQLRDPGSASNIRFEDITIVTKPYSQEWWGAGEPIYITLLPRDTATDLRQQSIRNVIFKNIMCEADNGILVAADVPAAFSQITFEDVTLNLRHNVDTPVSVDLRPWQGAAKLQRPLRLVTNLAGADLTFKNVQGRFPNRLTVTLP